In Mycobacteriales bacterium, the genomic window CACCGTGACGCCGTACTACGACCCGCTCATGGCCAAGCTCTGCGCCTGGGGGCCAACCCGCGACGAGGCGCTGGCGCGGGCGCGCGCGGCGGTCGCGGCGTTCCGCATCGAGGGGCCGAAGAACAACCTGCCGTTCCACGCCGAGCTGCTGGACAACCCGGAGTTCGTCTCCGGCGACTACGACACCGGCCTGATCGACCGGATGCGGGCGAAGAAGTGAGCGTCGTCCGGTCCGCCGTCGCCGACCGGGTGCTGACGCTCACGATCGACCGCGAGGAACGCCGCAACGCGCTGTCGCCCGAGGTGCTCGAGCTGCTGCTGGAGGGCGTCCGCGACCGCGCCGCCGCGCCCGACGTCTCCGTCGTCGTCGTCACCGGCGCGGGGTCGACGGCGTTCTCGGCCGGCGCCGACCTGGCGGCGTTCGACCCGGACGCGACGCAGCTCGAGCTGCACGAACGCCGCGGCGGCCTGCGCGACCTCGTCCTCGCGATCCGCGCCTGCCCGCGCCCGGTGATCGCGCGTGTGCAGGGCCTCGCGCTGGCCGGCGGCCTCGGCCTGGTGCTCGCCTGCGACCTGGCGGTCGCGGCTGACACGGCGGCGTTCGGGCTGCCGGAGGTCGACGTCGGGCTGTGGCCGTTCATGGTCGGCGCGCTCACCGCGCGGCACGTCTCGCCGAAGCGCGCGCTCGACCTGATGCTCACCGGCCGGCGCATCGACGCGGCCACGGCGTACGAGTGGGGGCTGGTCTCGCGCGTCGTGCCCGCGTCGGCGCTGGACGAGGCGGTCGCCGAGGTCGCGGGCGGCATCGCCGGGCGCAGCCCGCTCGTGCTGCGGCTCGGCAAGGCCGCCTGGTACGGCACCGAGGAGGTGGCGCTGGCGCCCGCGCTGGAGGCGTTGCAGGCGCAGCTCTCGCTGCTCACGCAGTCGAAGGACGCCGTCGAGGGCGTCATGGCGTTCCACCAGAAGCGCCCGCCGACGTGGACCGGCAGGTAGCGTCCGTGGCGCTGCGCTACTGCCCACTGGTATGGCGAGGGCGACGCGGTCACGCGGGATGAGCGTTGATCCCGCTAGCGCACCGCGCCCTCGCGAGTCGCTCCCGAACTGGACGTGGGACGAGACGCTCCTTGCGTGGGAGCTGTACCTGGCGGAATACGCACGGCGCGAGCCGGCGGGGAGGCCCCGGTACCCCGACGCCAGCAACGCTGCGGTGCGGACGCTGTCGGAGGAGCTGCGTTCGCTCCCAATCCATCCAGCGGACGTCCGGGCCGATCCACGCTTCCGCAACCCTGCCGGGGTCGCGCGGAAGATCCAGAACCTGATGTGGTTCGCGACGGGTCGGCAGTACGGGTCGGAGAACGGCAGCGCCCTGGACGAGCGGGTGGCCTCCCTGCTCGCCGACCCCACCACGGTGCGGCGGTACGCGACGACGATCCGCGACGTGGCGCCGTCGCTTCGGGACGAGCCTGCGGAGGGGGAGGCGGAGTTCACCGCGGAGGAGGGAGCCCTGCTCAAGCGGTTCCACCTGGACAGGGAGCGCAACAGCGGCGCGGTCCGGCGCAAGAAGCAACGCGCGCTGGCGTCGGGACGGCCGATCGAGTGCGAGGTCTGCGGCGTCGACGTCGCCTCCCTCTACGGCGTTCCCGACGGCTCGATCATCGAGTGCCACCACCGCCGCCCGCTCGCCGAAGGCGTGCGGCAGACGACGCTCGATGACCTCGCGCTCGTGTGCCCGAGCTGCCACCGGGCGCTGCACCGGATCCAGCCGTGGACGACGGTCGAGGCGCTGCGCGAGCGTGTCCGGGGCCGCTGACCGGGCACGTGCGCACCGGGGCTCTGACACAATCCGGGCGTCGTCCGAGTGAGGGAGCCGGTGTGGCTGAGGAAGTCGTGGCCGAGATGGTCGCCAACGTCTGGAAGGTCGTCGTCGCGCAGGGCGACGAGGTGGCCGAGGGCGACACGCTCGTCATCCTCGAGTCGATGAAGATGGAGATCCCGGTCATCACCGAGTCGGGCGGGACCGTCACCGAGCTCAAGGTCGCCGAGGGCGACGTCGTCCAGGAGGGCGACGTCATCGCGGTCATCGGCTGACCCGGCCACGCACTAGGCCGAACGGGCGCGAAAACCGCGCCGGAGGGGTCAAGGCGCGCCTCCGGGACGCCGATCTGACGTGAGGGCCACTCGCCGGAGTGCGCCCGGTCCGGATCGGAAGCGGGAGCGCGCGTGTCGAACACCATCGAGCCCTTCCTGCGGGCGCTGGTCGAGTGCGGGGGCTCCGACCTGCACTGCAAGGTCGGCTCGCCGCCGCGGGTCCGGATCGACGGCCGCCTGCGCAAGCTCCAGACCCGCGACCTCACCGCGCAGGACACCGAGACGATGGTCGCCGAGGTGCTGCGCGCCGACCTGGTCGAGGAGTTCCGCAAGAAGAACGAGGCGGACTTCGCGTACTCGCTGCCCGGTGTCGGGCGGTTCCGCGTCAACGCGTTCCGTTCCCGCGGCTCGGCGGGCCTGGTGTTCCGCCGCGTCAGCGTCGGCGCGATCCCGCTCGCCGACCTGGGCCTGCCCCCGGTGCTCGCCAGCCTGGCGCTGGAGCCGCGCGGCCTGGTGCTCGTCACCGGCCCGACCGGGTCCGGCAAGACGACGACGCTCGCCGGCATGATCGACCACATCAACGAGACCCGCGAGGTCCACTGCGTCACGATCGAGGACCCGATCGAGGTCCTGCACTTCGACAAGATGGCGATGATCAACCAGCGTGAGGTGCGCGTCGACACCGACGACTTCTCGACGGCGTTGCGCGCCGCGATGCGGCAGGACCCGGACGTCATCCTCGTCGGCGAGATGCGCGACATGGAGACGGTGAAGGCCGCGCTGGCCGCCGCCGAGACCGGCCACTTCGTCATGTCGACGCTGCACACGACCGACGCCGCGGAGACCATCAACCGCGTCATCGACTTCTTCCCGCCGCACGAGCAGAAGCAGGTCCGCCTGTCGCTGGCGGCCAGCCTCCGCGGCATCATCTGCCAGCGGCTGGTGCCGCGCGCCGACGGCGAGGGGCGTTGCGTCGCGATGGAGGTCGCGGTCAACACCGGCCGCATCGCCGACGCGATCGCCGACCCGGACAAGACGTCGACCATCCCGACGCTCGTGGCCGAGGGCGCGTACTACGGCATGCAGACGTTCGACCAGCACCTGGTCGCGCTGATCCGCGACGGCGTCATCACGCTGGACGCCGCGATGTCCGCGTCGACCAGTCCGCACGACCTCACCGTCGAGCTGCGCCGCCTCGGCCTCGTCGCGTAACGGCAGTAGCCTGCGGCGCATGCCGCTCGACCCCGGTCTCCGCGCGTCGTTCGCGCACACCGTCACCGACGCCGACACGGCGCTCGCGCACGGCTCCGGCGACGTGCCCGTGCTCGCCACGCCGCGCGTCCTCGCGCTCGCCGAGCGCGCCACCTGCGCCGCCGTCGCCGACCACATCACCGACGACCTGACGACGGTCGGCACCCGCGTCGCGCTCGACCACGTCGCGCCGACGCCGGTCGGGGCGACCGTCCACGTCGACGCGGTGCTGGAGGCGGTGGACGGGCGGCGGCTGACGTTCGGGGTGCGGGTGCGCGACGACGAGCGCGACGTCGCCACCGGCACGGTCACGCGCACGCTGGTGACCCGCGACCGCTTCCTCCGTACGGTGACGCCGTGACGATCACGATGTACGGCACCGCGTGGTGCTCGGACTGCAAGCGCGCCAAGAAGTTCTTCGGCGAGCAGCGCGTCCACTACGACTTCGTCGACGTGGACGCCGACGCCCAGGGACGGGCGTTCGTCGAGAGCGTCAACGACGGCAAGGACATCATCCCGACGATCGTGTTCGACGACGGCTCGTTGCTGGTCGAGCCGTCGAACGCCGAGCTGGCCGCGAAGCTCGGCCTGCAGACGACGGCGAAGAACGCGTTCTACGACCTGATCGTCGTGGGGTCCGGGCCGGCCGGGCTGACGGCGGCGTTCTACGCCGCCCGCGAGGGCATCGACACGCTCGTGGTCGAACGCGGCGGCGTCGGCGGGCAGGCCGGGGTCACCGAGCGACTCGACAACTTCCCCGGCTTCCCGGAGGGCGTGTCCGGCGCGGAGTTCGCCGACCGGCTGCGCGCGCAGGCGGAGCGGTTCGGCGTCGAGATCCTCTCCGCGCAGGACGTGACGGGCATCGCGACGGACGGCGCGTACCGCGTCGTCCGCACCGGCGACGGCAACGAGTACCGCGCCTACGCCGTCCTGCTCGCGCTCGGCTCGACGTACCGCCGCCTGGACATCCCCGGCGAGGAGGACTTCATCGGCGCCGGCGTGCACTTCTGCGCGACGTGCGACGGCGCGTTCTACCGCGGCAAGGACGTGCTCGTGATCGGCGGCGGCAACAGCGCCGGCGAGGAGGGCGTGTTCCTCACCAAGTTCGCGCGCACGGTGACGATCGTCACCCGCAACGACGCGCTGACGGCGAGCAAGGTGGTCGCCGACAAGGTCGAGGAGCACCCGGCGATCACGGTCGTGCCGAACGCCACGCCCGCGGCGTTCGCGGGCGACGGCCGGCTGTCGCGCGTGACGCTGAAGGACACGCGCACGGGTGAGGAGCGGGACGTCGCGACGGACGGCGTGTTCGTGTTCATCGGTCTGACGCCGAACTCCGCGCTGGTGCGCGGCATCGTGGACCTGGACGACTCCGGCTTCGTGCTGACCGACGCGGGGCTCCAGACGAACGTGCCCGGCGTGTTCGCGGCGGGTGACGTGCGCGCCGGGTCCACCAAGCAGGCGGCGAGCGCGGCGG contains:
- a CDS encoding PilT/PilU family type 4a pilus ATPase, yielding MSNTIEPFLRALVECGGSDLHCKVGSPPRVRIDGRLRKLQTRDLTAQDTETMVAEVLRADLVEEFRKKNEADFAYSLPGVGRFRVNAFRSRGSAGLVFRRVSVGAIPLADLGLPPVLASLALEPRGLVLVTGPTGSGKTTTLAGMIDHINETREVHCVTIEDPIEVLHFDKMAMINQREVRVDTDDFSTALRAAMRQDPDVILVGEMRDMETVKAALAAAETGHFVMSTLHTTDAAETINRVIDFFPPHEQKQVRLSLAASLRGIICQRLVPRADGEGRCVAMEVAVNTGRIADAIADPDKTSTIPTLVAEGAYYGMQTFDQHLVALIRDGVITLDAAMSASTSPHDLTVELRRLGLVA
- a CDS encoding enoyl-CoA hydratase-related protein; this encodes MSVVRSAVADRVLTLTIDREERRNALSPEVLELLLEGVRDRAAAPDVSVVVVTGAGSTAFSAGADLAAFDPDATQLELHERRGGLRDLVLAIRACPRPVIARVQGLALAGGLGLVLACDLAVAADTAAFGLPEVDVGLWPFMVGALTARHVSPKRALDLMLTGRRIDAATAYEWGLVSRVVPASALDEAVAEVAGGIAGRSPLVLRLGKAAWYGTEEVALAPALEALQAQLSLLTQSKDAVEGVMAFHQKRPPTWTGR
- a CDS encoding HNH endonuclease → MWFATGRQYGSENGSALDERVASLLADPTTVRRYATTIRDVAPSLRDEPAEGEAEFTAEEGALLKRFHLDRERNSGAVRRKKQRALASGRPIECEVCGVDVASLYGVPDGSIIECHHRRPLAEGVRQTTLDDLALVCPSCHRALHRIQPWTTVEALRERVRGR
- a CDS encoding biotin/lipoyl-binding carrier protein codes for the protein MAEEVVAEMVANVWKVVVAQGDEVAEGDTLVILESMKMEIPVITESGGTVTELKVAEGDVVQEGDVIAVIG
- a CDS encoding FAD-dependent oxidoreductase; amino-acid sequence: MTITMYGTAWCSDCKRAKKFFGEQRVHYDFVDVDADAQGRAFVESVNDGKDIIPTIVFDDGSLLVEPSNAELAAKLGLQTTAKNAFYDLIVVGSGPAGLTAAFYAAREGIDTLVVERGGVGGQAGVTERLDNFPGFPEGVSGAEFADRLRAQAERFGVEILSAQDVTGIATDGAYRVVRTGDGNEYRAYAVLLALGSTYRRLDIPGEEDFIGAGVHFCATCDGAFYRGKDVLVIGGGNSAGEEGVFLTKFARTVTIVTRNDALTASKVVADKVEEHPAITVVPNATPAAFAGDGRLSRVTLKDTRTGEERDVATDGVFVFIGLTPNSALVRGIVDLDDSGFVLTDAGLQTNVPGVFAAGDVRAGSTKQAASAAGEGAAVALAIRRYVEPFASGMVPRAPMPMRESV
- a CDS encoding hotdog domain-containing protein, giving the protein MPLDPGLRASFAHTVTDADTALAHGSGDVPVLATPRVLALAERATCAAVADHITDDLTTVGTRVALDHVAPTPVGATVHVDAVLEAVDGRRLTFGVRVRDDERDVATGTVTRTLVTRDRFLRTVTP